The genomic DNA GCACCCGTCCAGGCAGAACGTTCACCATTTTTCCTTTCGATAAAAATATTCTTATTGTGCAATACAGGAGAGCTGACCCATTTAACCTCAAAATGCGGATATTCCTCTTGCCAGTTACTCAGGTGGTCCACCCAGCTTTGGTCAATATTCTCCGAACGCAATGTTGGAGCCATCACTTGCAGGCGCACGCCCCTGCGTAATAAATTT from Persicobacter psychrovividus includes the following:
- a CDS encoding phospholipase D-like domain-containing protein; its protein translation is MATPTYSFAVCAEIFDQLEQGDRVRIANSKWEDDRPDLRASMENLLRRGVRLQVMAPTLRSENIDQSWVDHLSNWQEEYPHFEVKWVSSPVLHNKNIFIERKNGERSAWTGAHNFRRRSLIYNFELLMSVQD